Proteins from a genomic interval of Zingiber officinale cultivar Zhangliang chromosome 2A, Zo_v1.1, whole genome shotgun sequence:
- the LOC122040246 gene encoding protein HVA22-like: MATFWALLKHLHSLAGPAITLLFPLYSSICAIENKSNREEDEQWLAYWILYSFLTLFEMVAEPILYWIPFWHTVKMVFVAWLVLPQLRGASFVYEELVKGKLKKYFRNLGSDRLHEQKAED, encoded by the exons ATGGCCACCTTTTGGGCTTTGCTTAAGCACCTCCACTCGCTTGCAGG GCCTGCAATTACTCTTCTCTTCCCCTT ATATTCTTCGATATGCGCCATCGAAAACAAGTCCAACCGTGAGGAAGATGAACAATGGTTGGCCTATTGGATCCTTTACTCCTTCTTGACACTCTTCGAGATGGTAGCTGAACCAATTCTGTACTG GATACCCTTTTGGCACACGGTGAAGATGGTGTTTGTGGCTTGGTTGGTGCTCCCGCAATTAAGGGGTGCATCCTTTGTTTACGAGGAGCTCGTGAAGGGTAAGCTCAAAAAGTATTTCCGTAACTTGGGCTCCGACCGTCTCCATGAACAAAAG GCGGAAGACTAG